The Deinococcus sonorensis KR-87 genome includes a window with the following:
- a CDS encoding low temperature requirement protein A, protein MTWGQQDVRPGQHRPEAASQRVSWLELFFDLLFVTAFDQLAQRYGKQLSLPGFGIFALMFVAVWWAWLGNTSFAARYGNVGRPYRWGTLLQIVATAMLALAIQGDLKDVGWLFAAAYAAGRVALILIYAWHGRQNGMPEGERRLVGGFVVSTLLWVLSAPLHGAAQWGLWIGALLLDLVVSLYVESRYQREQPHQEHYPERVGTLIIISLGSAITNLVISAGHQQLRFSDQLPMLLALVCTLALWRMYFDEANGLPARLAAQRGHRSTLLSWTYAHLPLTLALTVLAVGLGLDIRSGDRYSALQAQVVISSSLASVFLSLVLVRVLAAQPLRHEPGLVRTPLHFSLSSVARLVGAGLLLGLLALHLPALPYMLGVTGLTLAVAVASWRDPVRQNLTELEEQLDPGLPPG, encoded by the coding sequence GCTGGCGCAGCGCTACGGCAAGCAGCTGTCATTGCCGGGCTTCGGCATCTTTGCGCTGATGTTCGTGGCGGTGTGGTGGGCCTGGCTGGGCAACACCAGTTTCGCGGCCCGCTACGGCAACGTCGGCCGCCCGTACCGCTGGGGCACCCTGCTGCAGATTGTCGCCACCGCCATGCTGGCGCTGGCCATCCAGGGTGACCTGAAGGATGTGGGCTGGCTGTTCGCCGCCGCCTACGCGGCGGGACGGGTGGCCCTGATCCTGATCTACGCCTGGCACGGCCGGCAGAACGGCATGCCCGAAGGCGAACGCCGGCTGGTCGGTGGCTTTGTGGTCAGCACGCTGCTGTGGGTGCTCTCGGCACCGCTGCACGGGGCGGCCCAGTGGGGCCTGTGGATCGGGGCGCTGCTGCTGGACTTGGTGGTCAGCCTGTACGTCGAGTCCAGGTATCAGCGCGAACAGCCGCATCAGGAGCACTATCCGGAGCGGGTAGGCACGCTGATCATCATCTCGCTCGGCTCGGCCATCACCAACCTGGTGATCTCGGCCGGACACCAGCAGCTGCGCTTCAGCGACCAGCTGCCGATGCTGCTGGCTTTGGTATGCACCCTCGCCCTGTGGCGGATGTACTTCGACGAGGCCAACGGCCTGCCCGCCCGGCTGGCGGCGCAGCGCGGCCACCGCAGCACGCTGCTCAGCTGGACCTATGCCCACCTCCCACTGACCCTGGCCCTGACGGTGCTGGCGGTGGGCCTGGGCCTGGACATCCGCAGCGGGGACCGGTATTCGGCGCTGCAGGCCCAGGTGGTGATCAGCAGCTCGCTCGCCAGCGTGTTTCTGAGCCTGGTGCTGGTGCGGGTGCTGGCCGCGCAGCCATTGCGTCACGAGCCGGGGCTGGTCCGGACACCGCTGCACTTCAGCCTCAGCAGCGTGGCGCGGCTGGTCGGGGCCGGGCTGCTGCTGGGACTGCTGGCGCTGCATCTGCCCGCGCTGCCGTACATGCTGGGCGTCACGGGGCTCACGCTGGCGGTGGCGGTGGCCAGCTGGCGCGACCCGGTGCGCCAGAACCTGACCGAACTGGAAGAGCAGCTGGACCCCGGGCTGCCGCCCGGCTGA
- a CDS encoding B12-binding domain-containing radical SAM protein, whose product MSYWRRTIKPLLDDETGTLFKQAPARVTLGFPNRYSVGMASLGYQVIYRLFNQVEGVACERAFLPDDPELFETQHLKRGEALPTVESGRAAGDCELLALSVSFELDLTNIIRMLDLCSLHPLRDQRSDEDPIIMIGGPLTSSNPYPLTPFADVIVIGDGEQVVPLIAAALRDASSREDFYDLVDGLPGIFLPQRHSHEPQWATAPKELLPAYSQIVTPHSELSNMFLVEAQRGCPRPCTFCLARTMYGPNRNNQGQELLDVIPDWATKVGLVGAALSDFPHTKMVGRALTDRGIKLGVSSIRADTVDEELAAILKAGGLRTFTVASDAPSERLRQWLKKGITTEDLLKTAQISRDLGFSGLKVYMMIGLGPENDDDITELISFTKELAQINRIALGISPFVPKRHTPHFQDSFAGIKVIEGRLKRIQKELRSTAELRNVSAKWAWVESVIARGGPEVGMAAYQIYRSESIGAWKKALDDVGWVDPFASNESRIDLPAGQVVHGHYDELAGRQVSSHAEGLAI is encoded by the coding sequence TTGAGCTACTGGAGACGCACCATCAAGCCGCTGCTGGACGACGAGACCGGGACCCTGTTCAAGCAGGCTCCGGCCCGCGTCACGCTGGGCTTTCCCAACCGTTACTCGGTCGGCATGGCCAGCCTGGGCTATCAGGTCATCTACCGCCTGTTCAATCAGGTGGAGGGCGTGGCTTGTGAGCGGGCCTTCCTGCCGGACGACCCGGAGCTGTTCGAGACCCAGCACCTCAAGCGCGGCGAGGCGCTGCCCACCGTCGAGAGCGGGCGGGCGGCCGGCGACTGTGAGCTGCTGGCGCTGAGCGTCAGCTTCGAGCTGGACCTGACCAACATCATCCGGATGCTGGACCTGTGCAGCCTGCACCCGTTGCGTGACCAGCGCAGCGACGAGGACCCGATCATCATGATCGGCGGGCCGCTGACCAGCAGCAACCCCTACCCGCTGACCCCGTTTGCCGACGTGATCGTGATCGGGGACGGTGAGCAGGTGGTGCCGCTGATCGCCGCCGCACTGCGCGACGCCTCGTCCCGCGAGGACTTCTACGACCTGGTGGACGGCCTGCCGGGCATCTTCCTGCCGCAGCGCCACAGCCACGAGCCGCAGTGGGCCACCGCGCCCAAGGAGCTGCTGCCCGCCTACAGCCAGATCGTGACGCCGCACAGCGAGCTGAGCAACATGTTCCTGGTGGAAGCGCAGCGCGGGTGCCCGCGCCCCTGCACCTTCTGCCTGGCCCGCACCATGTACGGCCCCAACCGCAACAACCAGGGCCAGGAACTGCTGGACGTGATTCCCGACTGGGCCACCAAGGTGGGCCTGGTGGGGGCGGCGCTCTCGGACTTTCCGCACACCAAGATGGTGGGCCGCGCCCTGACCGACCGGGGCATCAAGCTGGGCGTCAGCAGCATCCGCGCCGACACGGTGGACGAGGAACTGGCGGCCATCCTGAAGGCGGGCGGCCTGCGGACCTTCACGGTCGCCTCCGACGCGCCCAGCGAGCGGCTGCGTCAGTGGCTCAAGAAGGGCATCACCACCGAAGACCTGCTCAAGACCGCCCAGATCAGCCGCGACCTGGGCTTCTCGGGCCTGAAGGTCTACATGATGATCGGGCTGGGGCCGGAGAACGACGACGACATCACCGAGCTGATCAGCTTCACCAAGGAGCTGGCGCAGATCAACCGCATCGCGCTGGGCATCAGCCCCTTTGTACCCAAACGCCACACTCCGCACTTCCAGGACAGCTTCGCCGGCATCAAGGTGATCGAGGGGCGCCTGAAGCGCATCCAGAAGGAGTTGCGCTCCACCGCCGAGTTGCGCAACGTGTCGGCCAAGTGGGCGTGGGTAGAGAGCGTCATCGCGCGCGGCGGGCCGGAGGTGGGCATGGCCGCCTATCAGATCTACCGCTCCGAGAGCATCGGTGCCTGGAAAAAGGCGCTGGACGATGTGGGCTGGGTGGACCCCTTCGCCAGCAATGAAAGCCGCATTGATCTGCCGGCCGGTCAGGTGGTCCACGGCCACTACGATGAACTGGCCGGACGTCAGGTCAGCAGCCACGCCGAGGGCCTGGCGATCTAA
- a CDS encoding APC family permease, whose protein sequence is MTSSPAGQTPPSRFAALRRWLLEEQSSTTEHQGFYEEERAARAQSHTHPWWKVMCLTGVDYFSTLGYQPGIAALAAGALSPFATLVLVLVTLFGALPMYRRVAEESPHGDGSISMLERLLSFWPSKLLVLALIGFVATGFVITITLSAADAAAHLTENPFVKPFLSGAQLPATLVLILLLGAVFLKGFKEAIGIAVGIVLLYLGLSAVVVIKGLLLVLAQPQVVPHWFSGLGQLYTSPLALIGAALLVFPRLALGLSGFETGVVVMPLIQGDLGDLESQPRGRIRNGKRLLTTAALIMSVFLLASSLVTTLLIPAAAFWPATTTTRTISARDLAAGTGRVVVGLDDSASPQQVVDLPLPAGARGSFPVQAQTAGGPVALQVTVTPGLDNPTVTVAKPAGAANGRALAYLAHRRLGEVFGTVYDFSTILILWFAGASAMAGLLNIVPRYLPRYGMAPEWTRVNRPLVLVFISIAILVTLAFRANVDAQAGAYATGVLALMTSAAVAVTLSAFRHQQRRLGVMFTVISLIFIYTLTVTVLTDPEGLTIALLFIAAVLMVSITSRLQRSFELRVTNVVMDESATELLKRFPVHPLRLVAHRPGPASQAEYHKIELRSRQMAHLPDEADFVFLEVEVDDASDFSDVVEVTGVQVGRYSILRARGSSVPNSIAALMLHLRGKGAPPQVYMRWSEDSPLHLALRFVLEGEGDVPPLTHEILRRAEPNRDRRPIVHVGG, encoded by the coding sequence ATGACGTCCTCCCCCGCCGGCCAGACTCCGCCGTCCCGCTTTGCCGCCCTCCGGCGCTGGCTGCTCGAAGAACAATCAAGCACCACCGAGCACCAGGGCTTCTACGAGGAGGAGCGGGCGGCGCGGGCGCAGAGCCACACCCACCCGTGGTGGAAGGTGATGTGTCTGACCGGCGTGGACTATTTCAGCACCCTCGGCTACCAGCCGGGCATCGCGGCGCTGGCGGCCGGCGCCCTGTCGCCGTTCGCCACGCTGGTGCTGGTGCTGGTCACCCTGTTCGGCGCGCTGCCGATGTACCGCCGGGTGGCCGAGGAGAGCCCGCACGGCGACGGCAGCATCAGCATGCTGGAACGGTTGCTGAGCTTCTGGCCCAGCAAACTGCTGGTGCTGGCCCTGATCGGCTTCGTGGCCACCGGCTTTGTCATTACCATCACCCTCTCGGCCGCCGACGCCGCCGCACACCTCACCGAGAACCCCTTCGTCAAGCCGTTCCTGAGCGGCGCCCAGCTGCCGGCCACCCTGGTGCTGATCCTGCTGCTGGGTGCGGTGTTCCTGAAGGGCTTCAAGGAGGCCATCGGCATCGCGGTGGGCATTGTGCTGCTGTACCTGGGCCTCAGCGCGGTGGTGGTGATCAAGGGCCTGCTGCTGGTGCTGGCCCAGCCGCAGGTGGTGCCGCACTGGTTCAGTGGGCTGGGGCAGCTGTACACCAGCCCGCTGGCGCTGATCGGGGCGGCGCTGCTGGTGTTTCCGCGGCTGGCGCTGGGCCTCTCCGGCTTCGAGACCGGCGTGGTGGTGATGCCGCTGATCCAGGGCGACCTGGGCGACCTGGAGTCCCAGCCGCGCGGGCGGATTCGCAACGGCAAGCGGCTGCTCACCACCGCCGCGCTGATCATGAGCGTTTTCCTGCTGGCCAGCAGCCTGGTCACCACCCTGCTGATTCCGGCGGCGGCCTTCTGGCCGGCCACCACCACCACCCGCACCATCAGCGCCCGCGACCTGGCCGCCGGCACCGGGCGCGTCGTGGTGGGCCTGGACGACAGCGCCAGTCCCCAGCAGGTCGTGGACCTGCCGCTGCCGGCCGGCGCGCGCGGCAGCTTTCCGGTGCAGGCGCAGACCGCCGGAGGGCCGGTGGCCCTGCAGGTGACGGTCACGCCGGGGCTGGACAACCCCACCGTGACGGTCGCGAAGCCGGCCGGAGCCGCGAACGGCCGCGCGCTGGCCTATCTGGCGCACCGCCGGCTGGGTGAGGTGTTCGGCACCGTCTACGACTTCAGCACCATCCTGATCCTGTGGTTTGCGGGGGCCAGCGCCATGGCCGGGCTGCTGAACATCGTGCCGCGCTACCTACCGCGCTACGGCATGGCCCCCGAGTGGACCCGCGTCAACCGCCCGCTGGTGCTGGTGTTCATCAGCATTGCCATCCTGGTCACGCTGGCCTTCCGTGCCAACGTGGACGCCCAGGCCGGCGCGTATGCCACCGGCGTGCTGGCCCTGATGACCAGCGCCGCCGTCGCCGTCACACTCTCAGCCTTCCGCCACCAGCAGAGACGGCTGGGCGTCATGTTCACGGTCATCAGCCTGATTTTTATCTACACGCTCACCGTCACGGTGCTGACCGACCCGGAGGGCCTGACCATCGCGCTGCTGTTCATCGCCGCCGTGCTGATGGTCAGCATCACCTCGCGGCTGCAGCGCTCATTCGAGCTGCGCGTGACCAATGTGGTGATGGACGAGTCGGCCACGGAACTGCTCAAGCGCTTTCCGGTGCACCCGCTGCGGCTGGTCGCGCACCGTCCGGGGCCGGCCAGTCAGGCGGAGTACCACAAGATCGAACTGCGCTCGCGCCAGATGGCCCACCTGCCGGACGAGGCGGATTTCGTATTTCTGGAGGTGGAGGTGGACGACGCCAGCGACTTCAGCGACGTGGTGGAGGTGACGGGCGTGCAGGTGGGCCGCTACAGCATCCTGCGGGCGCGCGGCTCCAGCGTGCCGAACAGCATTGCGGCGTTGATGCTGCACCTGCGTGGCAAGGGCGCGCCGCCACAGGTCTACATGCGCTGGAGCGAGGACAGCCCGCTGCATCTGGCGCTGCGCTTTGTGCTGGAAGGTGAGGGCGACGTACCGCCGCTGACCCACGAGATCCTGCGCCGGGCGGAACCGAACCGCGACCGTCGCCCCATCGTGCACGTGGGCGGCTGA
- a CDS encoding cysteine desulfurase-like protein, whose amino-acid sequence MDLSAIRARFPQLDGDLVYLDNAAGGLMPATSIQAIQEYLTRYGSINSMAGHVRGAEVLALKQRARAATALFLNAQPHEVAIGQSATALAFRLSAAFARLWGSGDEVIISELDHEADASPWRELERVGVTVKVWPARDDLTLHPDDLKPLLTPRTRLLAFTAASNALGVRTPLQEAAQLARQNGTWTIVDAVHLASHELPDVQAWGLDFLMFSPYKVFAPHLGALYVRGELLAGLPVPKLEFVADDDITKLEHGTPQFELQAGWLATLDYLRELGGAESLDRAALQAAYARIHALEAPLAEQLLQGLQRHPQVTVYGPQAADQRVGTVGFRVNGETPDQTAHRLSERGVSVAAGHFYAVMPIRKLGLYPDGLVRASLAHYTSADDVERLLAAL is encoded by the coding sequence ATGGACCTCTCTGCCATCCGCGCGCGCTTCCCCCAACTCGACGGCGATCTGGTGTACCTGGACAACGCGGCCGGCGGCCTGATGCCGGCCACCAGCATCCAGGCTATCCAGGAGTACCTCACGCGCTACGGCAGCATCAACAGCATGGCCGGGCACGTGCGCGGCGCAGAGGTGCTGGCCCTCAAGCAGCGGGCCCGCGCCGCCACGGCGCTGTTCCTCAATGCCCAGCCCCATGAAGTGGCCATCGGGCAGAGCGCCACTGCGCTGGCGTTCCGGCTGTCGGCGGCGTTTGCCCGGCTGTGGGGCAGTGGCGACGAGGTGATCATCTCCGAACTGGACCACGAGGCCGACGCCAGCCCCTGGCGCGAGCTGGAGCGCGTGGGCGTGACGGTGAAGGTCTGGCCCGCCCGCGACGACCTGACGCTGCACCCGGACGACCTGAAGCCGCTGCTCACGCCGCGCACCCGGCTGCTGGCCTTCACGGCCGCCTCCAACGCGCTGGGCGTGCGGACCCCGCTGCAGGAAGCGGCGCAACTGGCGCGGCAGAACGGCACCTGGACCATCGTGGACGCGGTGCATCTGGCGTCCCATGAGCTGCCGGACGTGCAGGCCTGGGGCCTGGACTTCCTGATGTTCAGCCCCTACAAGGTGTTCGCCCCCCACCTGGGCGCGCTGTACGTGCGCGGTGAGCTGCTGGCGGGCCTGCCGGTCCCCAAGCTGGAGTTCGTGGCCGACGACGACATCACCAAGCTGGAACATGGCACCCCGCAGTTCGAGCTGCAGGCCGGCTGGCTGGCCACCCTGGACTACCTGCGTGAACTGGGCGGGGCCGAGTCCCTGGACCGCGCCGCCCTGCAGGCCGCCTACGCCCGCATCCACGCGCTGGAAGCGCCGCTGGCCGAGCAGCTGCTTCAGGGCCTGCAGCGTCATCCGCAGGTCACGGTCTACGGCCCGCAGGCTGCGGACCAGCGGGTCGGGACGGTGGGCTTCCGGGTCAACGGCGAGACGCCCGATCAGACCGCCCACCGGCTCTCGGAGCGCGGCGTCAGCGTGGCCGCCGGGCACTTCTACGCGGTCATGCCGATCCGCAAGCTGGGCCTGTACCCGGACGGGCTGGTGCGCGCCAGCCTCGCCCACTACACTTCCGCAGACGACGTGGAGCGGCTGCTGGCCGCCCTCTGA
- a CDS encoding transglutaminase family protein produces the protein MTDGETTSLSPQPRRRNPDVLRVRAGFEFEFELSYATPMLFVVEPRDRPGQRIVAQRRELSPDLPLAQTSSYMDAFGNVVWRVLAPPGRLRITHDLLADVPSRRDPVLSGLPGTPVERLPDELLQYLLPSRYVDSDLLTPEAWQRFGSVPAGWMQVQAICDHLHGTLRYGAGSTSATTASQAYQSGVAVCRDFAHLGVAYCRALNIPARYVCGYLPDVGVPQDGRPMDFHAWFEAWVDGAWRTFDARHNVPRAGRVLIATGRDASDTAFNTAFGNARLVHMRVWADEVDGDAVLPAQVPTPAQANHSTELAGTESREGEMHG, from the coding sequence ATGACGGACGGCGAGACGACCAGCCTGAGCCCACAGCCCCGCCGCCGCAATCCGGACGTTCTGAGGGTCCGGGCCGGCTTCGAGTTCGAGTTCGAGCTGAGCTACGCCACCCCGATGCTGTTTGTGGTGGAGCCGCGCGATCGCCCGGGCCAGCGCATCGTGGCGCAGCGCCGCGAGCTCAGCCCGGACCTGCCGCTGGCCCAGACCAGCAGCTACATGGACGCCTTCGGCAACGTGGTGTGGCGGGTGCTGGCACCGCCCGGCCGCCTGCGGATCACCCACGACCTGCTGGCCGACGTGCCCAGCCGCCGCGACCCGGTGTTGAGCGGTCTGCCCGGCACCCCTGTGGAGCGGCTGCCGGACGAGCTGCTGCAGTACCTGTTGCCCAGCCGCTATGTGGACTCGGACCTGCTGACCCCGGAGGCGTGGCAGCGCTTCGGGAGTGTGCCGGCCGGCTGGATGCAGGTGCAGGCGATCTGCGACCATCTGCACGGCACGCTGCGGTACGGCGCGGGCAGCACCAGCGCCACCACCGCCAGCCAGGCGTACCAGAGCGGCGTGGCCGTGTGCCGCGACTTTGCCCACCTGGGGGTGGCCTACTGCCGCGCCCTCAACATTCCGGCCCGCTATGTGTGCGGCTACCTGCCGGACGTCGGGGTGCCGCAGGACGGGCGGCCGATGGACTTCCACGCCTGGTTCGAGGCCTGGGTGGACGGGGCGTGGCGCACCTTCGATGCCCGCCACAACGTCCCCCGGGCCGGGCGGGTGCTGATCGCCACCGGCCGGGACGCCTCAGACACCGCCTTCAACACCGCCTTTGGCAATGCCCGGCTGGTGCACATGCGCGTCTGGGCCGACGAGGTGGACGGCGACGCGGTTCTTCCGGCGCAGGTGCCCACACCGGCGCAGGCGAACCACTCCACCGAGCTGGCCGGCACCGAGAGCCGCGAGGGCGAGATGCACGGCTGA